One stretch of Paenibacillus sp. FSL R5-0341 DNA includes these proteins:
- a CDS encoding endo-1,4-beta-xylanase, whose product MPTEIPSLHAAYANTFKIGAAVHTRMLQSEGDFIAKHFNSITAENQMKFEEIHPEEDRYTFEAADKIVDFAVAQGIAVRGHTLVWHNQTSKWVFEDTSGAPASRELLLSRLKQHIDTVVGRYKGQIYAWDVVNEAVEDKTDLFMRDTKWLELVGEDYLQQAFSMAHEADPNALLFYNDYNETDPVKREKIYNLVRSLLDKGAPVHGIGMQGHWNIHGPSIEEIRMAIERYASLDVQLHVTELDLSVFRYEDRRTDLTAPTSEMAELQERRYEEIFDLFREYKSSITSVTFWGVADNYTWLDHFPVRGRKNWPFVFDQHLQPKESFWRIINPMT is encoded by the coding sequence ATGCCAACCGAAATTCCATCACTACATGCTGCTTACGCTAATACGTTCAAAATAGGTGCTGCTGTACATACCAGAATGTTGCAGTCCGAAGGGGATTTCATCGCCAAACACTTCAATAGCATCACGGCTGAAAATCAGATGAAATTTGAAGAAATTCACCCGGAAGAGGATCGGTATACTTTTGAGGCGGCGGATAAAATTGTTGATTTTGCCGTTGCCCAAGGAATTGCGGTTCGTGGACATACGTTGGTCTGGCATAATCAGACATCGAAATGGGTCTTTGAGGATACCTCAGGTGCTCCTGCTTCCAGAGAGCTGCTATTATCTCGCTTGAAGCAACATATTGATACGGTAGTAGGTCGGTATAAGGGGCAAATATACGCGTGGGATGTTGTTAATGAAGCTGTTGAAGACAAGACAGACCTGTTCATGCGGGACACGAAGTGGTTAGAGCTGGTGGGGGAAGACTACTTACAGCAAGCATTTAGCATGGCTCATGAAGCAGACCCGAATGCCTTACTTTTCTATAATGATTATAATGAGACGGATCCGGTCAAACGGGAGAAAATATACAATCTAGTGCGCTCTTTGTTGGACAAGGGAGCACCTGTACATGGAATCGGCATGCAGGGGCACTGGAATATCCATGGTCCTTCCATTGAAGAAATCCGAATGGCTATTGAACGATACGCTTCACTGGATGTACAGTTGCATGTTACCGAGCTGGACTTGTCGGTGTTTCGTTATGAGGATCGTCGGACCGATCTCACTGCGCCCACTTCGGAAATGGCCGAGTTGCAGGAGCGTCGCTATGAAGAAATCTTCGATCTGTTCCGTGAGTATAAATCCTCCATCACCTCTGTGACATTCTGGGGAGTAGCGGACAATTATACCTGGTTGGATCATTTCCCGGTACGTGGACGTAAAAATTGGCCCTTTGTATTTGATCAACATTTGCAGCCAAAGGAATCATTTTGGCGTATCATTAACCCTATGACCTGA
- a CDS encoding aminoglycoside phosphotransferase family protein, translated as MTIQLSRMNWIELDERIQQVIEQEVQIIPLPPGLEASVMRIEMNDQRYVLKVWDKDSKPDIAKQYRLLSKLYQSGIRVSEPYGWGLDEQENQVLLTSYDGKPVTQLTQTKLTHLAERLMEVHRYPVNEVSAGDDGEYISRYDFVEYFFPQMQSHEDIHQHLANLIQHVQIRQDCLIHGDYNLGNILEMEGDYTIIDWTNGQYGDPRYDMAWSVFLITIYNGESYGEMYHAQFARSASYTYTLEEEQVFGAIACLRWILLKRVGDVPMGPDVMERVHSMAVHNPYLNEHLL; from the coding sequence ATGACGATTCAACTTAGCCGGATGAATTGGATAGAACTGGACGAACGTATCCAGCAGGTCATTGAACAGGAGGTTCAGATCATTCCCTTGCCACCTGGACTGGAAGCGAGTGTGATGAGAATCGAAATGAATGATCAGCGGTACGTATTGAAAGTCTGGGACAAGGATTCCAAACCGGATATCGCCAAACAATATCGATTATTGTCCAAGCTTTATCAAAGTGGAATTCGTGTTTCTGAACCCTACGGTTGGGGATTAGACGAGCAAGAGAATCAAGTGCTGTTAACGAGCTATGATGGAAAGCCGGTTACCCAATTAACACAAACCAAACTGACACATTTGGCTGAGCGATTAATGGAGGTCCATCGTTATCCGGTGAATGAAGTGAGTGCTGGAGACGATGGAGAATACATATCCAGGTATGATTTTGTTGAATACTTTTTTCCTCAAATGCAGTCACATGAAGATATTCATCAGCATCTCGCAAACCTGATTCAGCATGTCCAAATCAGACAGGACTGTTTGATTCATGGTGATTATAATCTGGGAAACATTCTTGAAATGGAAGGCGATTACACCATTATCGATTGGACTAACGGCCAATACGGTGATCCAAGGTACGATATGGCATGGTCTGTGTTTCTGATCACCATCTATAATGGGGAAAGTTACGGCGAGATGTATCACGCTCAATTTGCACGTTCTGCAAGTTATACGTACACGCTGGAAGAGGAGCAGGTTTTTGGAGCAATAGCTTGTCTTCGCTGGATTCTGTTAAAGCGCGTTGGGGATGTACCCATGGGGCCAGATGTAATGGAAAGGGTTCACAGCATGGCTGTCCATAATCCATATTTGAATGAACACCTGCTGTAA
- a CDS encoding DinB family protein, with translation MESFFRYNWMVREQWYVWCEDVPLEELLRPRTGGVGNILQTFFHIIDVEWSWLQLLQGKPDDAEDFANYQNLEAVRRLDSKLRPDVEAFITAWEPSMEKRAYIDHRSAGKVATDSWGEVMRHVIAHEIHHMGQLSVWARELGKQPVSANVIGKGLIIPD, from the coding sequence ATGGAAAGCTTCTTTCGTTATAACTGGATGGTGCGTGAGCAATGGTATGTGTGGTGTGAAGATGTACCGCTTGAAGAATTGCTTCGGCCTCGTACGGGCGGAGTAGGCAACATATTACAGACGTTTTTTCATATCATTGATGTAGAGTGGAGCTGGCTTCAATTGCTTCAGGGCAAACCGGATGATGCGGAAGATTTTGCAAACTACCAGAATCTTGAGGCGGTAAGACGATTGGATAGCAAATTACGTCCTGATGTAGAGGCATTTATTACAGCATGGGAGCCGAGTATGGAAAAAAGAGCTTATATTGATCATCGCTCAGCTGGCAAAGTCGCTACAGATTCATGGGGAGAAGTTATGCGACATGTGATCGCCCATGAGATCCACCATATGGGACAGCTGTCGGTATGGGCCAGAGAATTGGGCAAACAGCCAGTATCCGCCAACGTCATTGGCAAAGGTCTGATCATACCTGATTAA
- a CDS encoding cysteine hydrolase family protein, producing MTTHCALLIIDVQVAMFDEADPVYQGEQLLQKIQMLMAKAREAGHFIIYIQHSEGAGSPLERGTSGWAIHPSIAPISGDLVIEKETPDSFHETNLHLKLQESGVKELVLTGMQTEVCVDTTCRRAYSLGYTVNLVQDAHSTWNSNALQADQIIEHHNTVLRLFANVVDTENAL from the coding sequence GTGACAACGCATTGTGCACTTCTAATCATTGACGTACAGGTAGCGATGTTTGATGAAGCAGATCCTGTATATCAGGGGGAACAGTTACTTCAGAAGATCCAGATGTTAATGGCCAAGGCCCGTGAAGCAGGGCATTTCATCATATATATCCAGCACAGTGAAGGAGCAGGCAGTCCACTGGAACGAGGAACTTCAGGGTGGGCCATTCATCCGTCTATTGCACCTATATCTGGTGACCTTGTTATCGAAAAAGAGACACCGGATTCGTTTCACGAAACCAATCTGCATCTGAAATTGCAAGAAAGTGGCGTGAAGGAGTTAGTCCTTACGGGAATGCAGACAGAGGTATGTGTAGACACGACTTGCCGCAGAGCATACAGTCTGGGATACACGGTCAATCTGGTTCAAGATGCGCACAGCACGTGGAATTCAAACGCACTTCAAGCGGATCAGATTATAGAACATCACAATACGGTACTGAGACTGTTTGCCAACGTGGTGGATACGGAGAATGCGCTTTAA
- a CDS encoding GrpB family protein: MEDQWRIAKYDPAWPVLFLETSSKLREALGEKAVRIDHVGSTSIAGIDAKPIIDIQISVSQYENLLDYKREIETVGFVFRAENPDKSKRYFREEPGSRRIHIHVRQAGSFSEQMTLLFRDYLREHPEGCLKYAEEKHRLMSLYKDQRPKYVEGKGPMVWSILQRAHRWSQDIGWQPAKSDA; encoded by the coding sequence ATGGAAGATCAATGGAGAATTGCAAAGTATGATCCGGCATGGCCTGTTTTGTTTCTCGAAACGAGTTCGAAATTAAGAGAAGCGTTAGGAGAAAAGGCTGTGCGGATTGACCATGTTGGATCCACTTCAATTGCTGGAATAGATGCCAAACCCATCATAGATATACAAATATCTGTTTCCCAGTATGAAAATTTGTTGGACTACAAACGTGAGATCGAAACAGTCGGATTTGTATTCAGAGCAGAAAATCCAGATAAGTCTAAACGTTACTTTCGTGAAGAGCCCGGAAGCAGAAGGATACATATACACGTTAGACAGGCAGGCAGTTTCTCCGAGCAGATGACTTTGCTGTTCAGAGACTATTTAAGGGAGCACCCAGAAGGTTGTTTGAAATATGCAGAAGAAAAGCACAGACTCATGTCATTGTATAAAGATCAACGTCCCAAATATGTTGAAGGAAAAGGGCCAATGGTGTGGAGCATATTACAGAGAGCACATCGTTGGTCTCAAGATATCGGATGGCAACCGGCAAAATCTGACGCATGA